One stretch of Pomacea canaliculata isolate SZHN2017 linkage group LG11, ASM307304v1, whole genome shotgun sequence DNA includes these proteins:
- the LOC112575807 gene encoding fibrinogen-like protein A, which produces MDTTDGGWLVIQRRRDFTVDFNRSWTEYKNGFGNISGDYWLGLDAIGKLMNHSYSRLRVDLVADPGRKYWAEYGEFFFSAIFYGDSPIRGYGLHVSGYSGDAGNGLTPSYQRDFITYDRNLNGCFSSRKGAWWYPYDCSTTTNLFTPDKNDMTWGDIGRVTFSEMKIKSEWY; this is translated from the exons ATGGACACTACCGACGGCGGCTGGCTG GTCATCCAGAGACGTCGCGACTTCACAGTTGACTTCAACCGGAGCTGGACAGAATATAAAAACGGTTTTGGTAACATCTCTGGAGATTACTGGCTGG GCCTAGACGCGATTGGCAAACTGATGAATCATAGTTATTCGCGCTTGAGAGTGGACCTCGTAGCTGACCCAGGAAGAAAGTACTGGGCTGAGTACGGTGAATTCTTTTTTAGCGCAATATTCTATGGTGACAGTCCTATTAGAGGCTACGGACTTCAcgtgtccggctactcgggtGACGCAG gaaaTGGGTTGACACCTAGTTACCAGCGCGACTTTATAACCTATGACCGCAACCTGAACGGCTGTTTCTCATCTAGAAAGGGCGCCTGGTGGTACCCGTATGACTGTTCCACCACCACTAACCTCTTCACCCCTGATAAAAATGACATGACTTGGGGTGACATCGGCCGCGTGACGTTCTCGGAGATGAAGATAAAGTCAGAATGGTACTAA